In a single window of the Leifsonia sp. 1010 genome:
- a CDS encoding DUF6412 domain-containing protein: MTALLELLGRAFASALGMLGGGSPAGVVALAGVAGALGLVAVVAAAALRSVAALAASLRVRSAWSRPILPAAGWLAESQSAPDADGRPRPRAPGASLPVA; encoded by the coding sequence ATGACCGCCCTGCTCGAGCTCCTCGGACGCGCCTTCGCGTCCGCGCTCGGGATGCTCGGCGGCGGCAGCCCCGCCGGCGTCGTCGCGCTGGCCGGTGTGGCCGGCGCCCTCGGCCTCGTTGCGGTTGTGGCTGCGGCGGCACTTCGGTCGGTGGCGGCTCTCGCCGCCTCCCTGCGGGTGCGCTCCGCGTGGTCCCGGCCGATCCTGCCCGCCGCGGGATGGCTCGCCGAGAGCCAGTCGGCTCCGGACGCCGACGGCCGGCCGCGGCCCAGAGCGCCCGGCGCCTCCCTGCCGGTCGCGTAG
- a CDS encoding YidC/Oxa1 family membrane protein insertase has product MDFFSWPPIAALLDGAYGLVTALSAAVEPIAGTAAGLVAVVVLTLLVRVVLIPVGVSQVRAEYSRRRIAPRLAELQRRHKGDRETLAQKTMELYREEQVSPFAGMLPLLAQIPVVTLLYAVFTHPTIAGHANALLGEHAFGAPLGTSFVGLTGAGAGVWPAILVYFGVLALIAIVTTVSRRVLTLPQPEGSTAPVGMLRALSFLPYVTVVFAAFVPLAAAVYILTSTTWTVAERWTLRRLLDPARRAGGSTRPTTSH; this is encoded by the coding sequence ATGGACTTCTTCTCCTGGCCGCCCATCGCGGCCCTCCTCGACGGGGCGTACGGCCTCGTCACCGCCCTCTCCGCCGCCGTCGAGCCGATCGCCGGAACCGCCGCCGGCCTCGTCGCCGTCGTCGTGCTGACGCTGCTCGTCCGCGTCGTCCTCATCCCCGTCGGCGTCAGCCAGGTGCGCGCCGAGTACAGCCGCCGGCGGATCGCTCCGCGCCTCGCCGAGCTGCAGCGCCGCCACAAAGGCGACCGCGAGACCCTCGCCCAGAAGACGATGGAGCTGTACCGCGAGGAGCAGGTGTCGCCGTTCGCCGGGATGCTGCCGCTGCTCGCGCAGATCCCCGTCGTGACGCTGCTGTACGCCGTTTTCACGCATCCCACCATCGCCGGGCACGCCAACGCGCTGCTCGGGGAGCACGCCTTCGGGGCGCCTCTCGGCACCAGCTTCGTCGGGCTCACCGGCGCCGGGGCCGGGGTCTGGCCGGCAATACTCGTCTACTTCGGCGTCCTCGCGTTGATCGCCATCGTGACCACGGTCTCGCGGCGCGTGCTGACGCTGCCGCAGCCGGAAGGCTCGACGGCGCCGGTCGGGATGCTGCGGGCGCTGTCGTTTTTGCCCTATGTGACGGTGGTGTTCGCGGCGTTCGTCCCGCTCGCGGCCGCCGTCTACATCCTGACCTCGACGACGTGGACGGTCGCCGAGCGGTGGACGCTGCGCCGGCTCCTCGATCCGGCGCGCCGTGCCGGGGGATCGACGCGGCCGACGACGTCGCACTGA
- a CDS encoding aldo/keto reductase family protein yields MEFRYLGNSGLKISEIIYGNWLTHGSQVENDTATECVHAALDAGITTFDTADAYANTVAEQVLGDALRNQRRASLEIFTKVYWPTGPKGHNDVGLSRKHILESIDGSLQRLGTDYVDLYQAHRYDHETPLEETMQAFADVVRAGKALYIGVSEWTADQLRAGHALAKELNIQLISNQPQYSMLWRVIEKQVVPTSGELGISQIVWSPVAQGVLTGKYKPGQQAPEGSRAADEKGGADAIRGFMRDEVLTAVQGLQPIADELGITMAQLAVAWVLQNQNVSGAIVGASRPEQVRSNAAAAGVRLSGDIMARIDEAVGDVAQTDPALTASPAKRPA; encoded by the coding sequence ATGGAATTCAGGTACCTCGGCAACAGCGGTCTCAAGATCTCGGAGATCATCTACGGCAACTGGCTCACCCACGGCTCCCAGGTCGAGAACGACACGGCGACCGAGTGCGTGCACGCCGCCCTCGACGCGGGGATCACGACGTTCGACACCGCGGACGCCTACGCCAACACCGTCGCGGAGCAGGTGCTGGGCGACGCTCTCAGGAACCAGCGCCGCGCCTCCCTCGAGATCTTCACCAAGGTCTACTGGCCGACCGGCCCGAAGGGCCACAACGACGTCGGCCTCTCGCGCAAGCACATCCTCGAGTCGATCGACGGCTCGTTGCAGCGCCTCGGCACCGACTACGTCGACCTGTACCAGGCGCACCGGTACGACCACGAGACGCCGCTCGAAGAGACGATGCAGGCCTTCGCGGACGTCGTCCGTGCCGGCAAGGCGCTCTACATCGGCGTCAGCGAGTGGACGGCGGACCAGCTGCGCGCGGGACACGCGCTCGCCAAGGAGCTGAACATCCAGCTCATCTCCAACCAGCCGCAGTACTCGATGCTGTGGCGCGTCATCGAGAAGCAGGTCGTGCCCACCTCGGGCGAGCTCGGGATCTCGCAGATCGTCTGGTCGCCGGTCGCCCAGGGCGTGCTCACCGGCAAGTACAAGCCCGGACAGCAGGCGCCGGAGGGCAGCCGCGCGGCCGACGAGAAGGGCGGCGCCGACGCCATCCGCGGATTCATGCGCGACGAGGTGCTGACCGCGGTGCAGGGGCTTCAGCCCATCGCGGACGAGCTCGGCATCACCATGGCGCAGCTCGCCGTGGCGTGGGTGCTGCAGAACCAGAACGTGTCCGGCGCGATCGTCGGCGCGTCGCGCCCGGAGCAGGTGCGGTCGAACGCCGCGGCTGCGGGGGTGCGGCTCTCGGGCGACATCATGGCGCGCATCGACGAGGCCGTCGGGGATGTCGCCCAGACCGACCCGGCGCTCACGGCATCCCCCGCCAAGCGCCCCGCCTGA
- a CDS encoding DNA polymerase IV encodes MGRADGSERQVSAADVDDSESAILHVDMDAFFASVELLERPDARGKPAIVGHAGGRGVVTSATYEARRYGVRSAMPMSQALRLCPNAIILPPHYDRYTEYSAKVMDIFREVTPLVEPLSIDEAFLDVSGARRLLGSPRRIAELIRSRVQEETGLTCSVGVAATKFMAKLASGRAKPDGLLVIPRSETLAFLRPLPVGALWGVGASTQASLERMGLLTVADLADAPLHVLQKAVGDASGRKLHELANGRDERSIVTESREKSIGHENTFGTDVGDLDVLRREFLRLSGRVGERLRKHAMIARTVSIKVRFSDFRTITRSRTLAEPTNVGRRLFEEAWDVFGALNLDVRQTPLRLIGVRAEQLLDAGGDAVALWDPDEEWRETERTLDAVSARFGRGMIGPASLVRRARDADQEERDGRNPKYVSD; translated from the coding sequence GTGGGACGAGCGGACGGCAGCGAGCGGCAGGTGAGCGCGGCCGACGTCGACGACTCCGAGTCCGCCATCCTGCATGTCGACATGGATGCGTTCTTCGCGTCCGTCGAGCTGCTGGAGCGCCCGGATGCCCGCGGCAAGCCGGCGATCGTCGGGCATGCGGGCGGCCGCGGTGTCGTGACGAGCGCGACGTATGAGGCGCGACGGTACGGCGTGCGGAGTGCCATGCCCATGTCGCAGGCGCTCCGGCTGTGCCCGAACGCGATCATCCTGCCGCCCCACTACGACCGCTACACCGAGTACTCGGCGAAGGTGATGGACATCTTCCGGGAGGTCACGCCGCTGGTGGAGCCGCTCAGCATCGACGAGGCGTTCCTCGACGTGTCGGGCGCCCGTCGCCTGCTCGGGTCGCCGCGCCGCATCGCCGAGCTGATCCGGTCGCGGGTGCAGGAGGAGACCGGGCTGACCTGCTCGGTCGGGGTCGCGGCGACGAAGTTCATGGCGAAGCTCGCCTCGGGCCGCGCCAAGCCGGACGGCCTGCTGGTCATCCCGCGGTCCGAGACGCTCGCCTTCCTCCGCCCGCTCCCGGTGGGCGCGCTGTGGGGCGTCGGGGCGAGCACGCAGGCGTCGCTGGAGCGGATGGGGCTGCTCACGGTCGCCGACCTCGCGGACGCCCCGCTGCACGTGCTACAGAAAGCCGTCGGCGATGCGAGCGGACGCAAGCTCCACGAGCTCGCGAACGGCCGGGACGAGCGCAGCATCGTCACCGAGTCCCGCGAGAAGAGCATCGGCCACGAGAACACCTTCGGCACCGATGTGGGCGACCTCGACGTCCTCCGCCGCGAGTTCCTGCGCCTGTCGGGCCGGGTCGGCGAGCGGCTCCGCAAGCACGCGATGATCGCCCGCACGGTGTCCATCAAGGTGCGATTCTCCGACTTCCGCACCATCACGCGGTCGCGCACGCTGGCGGAACCGACCAACGTCGGACGCCGCCTGTTCGAGGAGGCATGGGATGTGTTCGGCGCCCTGAACCTCGACGTCCGGCAGACGCCGCTGCGGCTCATCGGCGTCCGCGCGGAGCAGCTGCTCGACGCGGGCGGCGACGCGGTCGCCCTGTGGGATCCGGACGAGGAGTGGCGCGAGACCGAGCGCACCCTCGACGCGGTGAGCGCACGGTTCGGCCGGGGGATGATCGGACCGGCCTCACTGGTGCGCCGCGCGCGCGACGCCGACCAGGAGGAGCGCGACGGCCGCAACCCGAAGTACGTGAGCGACTGA
- a CDS encoding spore germination protein GerW family protein has product MTNISLKLAETLSASGIKSVYGEPVVVDGTTIVPVAAVQFGFGAGVVGEGGEDAPGGGGGGGWAVPFGAYVSDETGVRFRPNLITLLAVGIPFVWVAGHAWSRVIRALKK; this is encoded by the coding sequence ATGACGAACATCTCGCTCAAGCTCGCGGAGACCCTCAGCGCCTCCGGCATCAAGTCGGTCTACGGCGAGCCCGTCGTCGTCGACGGGACCACCATCGTGCCGGTGGCGGCCGTCCAGTTCGGTTTCGGCGCGGGAGTCGTGGGCGAGGGCGGCGAGGACGCTCCCGGCGGCGGTGGCGGCGGAGGATGGGCCGTGCCCTTCGGCGCATACGTCTCCGACGAGACCGGGGTCCGGTTCCGCCCGAACCTGATCACGCTCCTGGCCGTCGGCATCCCCTTCGTCTGGGTGGCCGGGCATGCCTGGTCGCGCGTGATCCGCGCGCTCAAGAAGTAG
- a CDS encoding ECF transporter S component has translation MHATLLSTSTGARSRVFRWRVVDIVVASVVAVASGVVFWVWGIVQNPISGPVGAVLPGFQGILNGPWLFAGVLVALIVRKPGAALFGEVVAATVSALIGTQWGFATLLSGVVQGLGAEIVFALFLYANWRLVPALLAGAGAGIAESILDLLYWYPGSKPEFAITYAITTTISGIVVAGLGSWLLVRALAKTGALSRFAAGRESRTASRA, from the coding sequence GTGCATGCAACTCTTCTCTCCACGTCCACCGGCGCGCGGTCGCGCGTCTTCCGCTGGCGCGTCGTCGACATCGTCGTCGCCAGCGTCGTCGCCGTCGCGTCCGGCGTCGTCTTCTGGGTCTGGGGCATCGTCCAGAACCCGATCTCGGGCCCGGTCGGGGCCGTCCTCCCGGGCTTCCAGGGCATCCTGAACGGCCCGTGGCTGTTCGCCGGGGTGCTCGTGGCGCTCATCGTGCGGAAGCCCGGCGCCGCGCTGTTCGGCGAGGTCGTCGCGGCGACCGTCTCGGCGCTGATCGGTACGCAGTGGGGATTCGCGACGCTGCTCTCCGGCGTCGTGCAGGGGCTCGGCGCCGAGATCGTCTTCGCGCTGTTCCTCTACGCGAACTGGCGCCTCGTGCCCGCCCTCCTGGCGGGCGCCGGCGCGGGGATCGCCGAGTCGATCCTCGACCTCCTGTACTGGTACCCCGGGTCGAAGCCCGAATTCGCGATCACGTACGCGATCACCACGACGATCTCGGGCATCGTGGTCGCGGGCCTCGGCTCGTGGCTTCTCGTCCGCGCACTCGCGAAGACGGGGGCGCTCAGCCGCTTCGCCGCGGGCCGCGAGTCGCGGACGGCGTCGCGGGCCTGA
- a CDS encoding ABC transporter ATP-binding protein, with amino-acid sequence MESGLTAPAGVRVDGWGWRYAGRDAWAARGVDLRIEPGERVLLLGASGAGKSTLLAGLAGVLGGDDDGEAEGSLTVGGRPPASARGTAGLLLQDPDAQVILARVGDDVAFACENLGVPRDELWARVRRALTDVGLDVPLDRSTSQLSGGQKQRLALAGLLAMQPGLLLLDEPTANLDPDGVLEVRDAVRSALDATGATLVVVEHRVAVWRDLVTRVVVLGADGGVLADSEPGQVLADAAGELRRAGVWLPGTPVPRSPSVVEGAPLLAARSVVFGRGPAVTRGRKRGRPPVGVPVGRPADADVRESSALALTGANGAGKSTLALTLGGLLPPLGGALVAESALAAGASTDPATWRSRELLTRIGSVFQNPEHQFIASTVWEELAAGPRALRLADDDVESRVDELLDGLALTDLADANPFTLSGGQKRRLSVGTALATRPRLLVLDEPTFGQDARTWDGLVRMIADLRREGHAIVAATHDAEFIEAVGAAALRLDDAEVRA; translated from the coding sequence GTGGAGTCGGGACTGACCGCCCCAGCCGGGGTCCGGGTCGACGGGTGGGGCTGGCGTTACGCCGGACGGGACGCCTGGGCGGCCCGCGGGGTCGATCTGCGGATCGAGCCGGGGGAGCGCGTGCTGCTGCTCGGCGCTTCCGGCGCGGGCAAGAGCACGCTCCTCGCGGGCTTGGCCGGTGTGCTCGGCGGGGATGACGACGGCGAGGCCGAGGGGTCGCTGACCGTCGGCGGCCGACCGCCCGCGTCGGCGCGGGGGACGGCGGGACTGCTGCTGCAGGACCCGGACGCCCAGGTCATCCTCGCCCGGGTCGGCGACGATGTGGCGTTCGCGTGCGAGAACCTCGGAGTGCCGCGCGACGAGTTGTGGGCACGCGTCCGTCGAGCGCTGACCGATGTCGGCCTCGACGTGCCGCTCGACCGCTCGACGAGCCAGCTCTCCGGCGGCCAGAAGCAACGGCTAGCGCTGGCCGGCCTGCTCGCCATGCAGCCCGGCCTTCTGCTCCTCGACGAGCCGACCGCGAACCTCGACCCCGACGGGGTGCTGGAGGTTCGGGATGCGGTTCGCTCGGCCCTCGACGCCACCGGCGCCACCCTGGTCGTCGTCGAGCACCGCGTGGCGGTGTGGCGCGACCTGGTGACGCGTGTCGTCGTGCTCGGGGCCGACGGCGGGGTGCTGGCCGACAGCGAGCCGGGGCAGGTGCTCGCCGATGCGGCGGGCGAGCTGCGGCGCGCCGGCGTCTGGCTGCCCGGGACCCCGGTGCCGCGGTCGCCGTCCGTCGTCGAGGGTGCCCCGCTGCTGGCCGCGCGGTCGGTGGTGTTCGGCCGCGGGCCGGCGGTGACGCGGGGCCGGAAGCGCGGCCGTCCGCCGGTCGGTGTCCCCGTCGGTCGTCCGGCCGACGCCGACGTCCGCGAGAGCTCGGCCCTGGCCCTGACCGGCGCGAACGGCGCGGGCAAATCGACCCTCGCGCTGACCTTGGGCGGCCTGCTGCCGCCGCTCGGCGGTGCGCTCGTCGCCGAGTCGGCGCTGGCGGCAGGAGCATCCACCGACCCGGCGACCTGGCGGTCGCGCGAGCTGCTGACTCGGATCGGCAGTGTCTTCCAGAACCCCGAGCACCAGTTCATCGCCTCCACCGTATGGGAGGAGCTCGCCGCGGGACCCCGTGCCCTGCGGCTGGCGGACGACGACGTCGAGAGCCGGGTGGACGAGCTGCTTGACGGCCTCGCCCTGACCGACCTTGCCGACGCCAACCCGTTCACGTTGTCCGGCGGTCAGAAGCGGCGGCTGTCGGTCGGCACAGCGCTCGCGACCCGTCCGCGCCTGCTGGTGCTGGACGAGCCGACCTTCGGTCAGGACGCGCGCACCTGGGACGGCCTCGTACGGATGATCGCCGACCTGCGGCGGGAGGGCCATGCTATCGTCGCGGCGACGCACGACGCCGAGTTCATCGAGGCCGTCGGTGCCGCCGCGCTCCGCCTCGACGACGCGGAGGTGCGCGCATGA
- a CDS encoding energy-coupling factor transporter transmembrane component T translates to MTLLQPLRTGPLATLNPVAKLGAALIVTVALLLSIDPVSAGVALGLELVLLTLARIPLRSVVVRTAPVWIAAPLAGLTTVLYGQTSGTVYVQWWAIEISNGSIALGVATALRVLAIGLPAVLLFVTIDPTDLADGLAQLVRLPARFVIGGLAALRLVGLFAEDWRALTLARRARGVAESGAFRRFLGQSFALFVLSLRRGTKLATAMEARGFGAPGTRTWARPSVFRGRDWAALVVAALVAGLSIAAAVAAGSWNAPLS, encoded by the coding sequence ATGACCCTGCTGCAGCCGCTGCGCACCGGCCCGCTCGCCACCCTCAACCCCGTCGCGAAGCTCGGCGCGGCGCTCATCGTCACGGTCGCCCTGCTCCTGTCGATCGACCCGGTCTCGGCCGGCGTCGCCCTGGGGCTGGAGCTCGTGCTGCTGACGCTCGCGCGCATCCCGCTCCGCTCCGTCGTCGTGCGGACCGCCCCGGTGTGGATCGCAGCCCCGCTCGCCGGGCTCACGACCGTGCTGTACGGACAGACGTCCGGCACCGTCTACGTGCAGTGGTGGGCAATCGAGATCAGCAACGGCTCGATCGCCCTCGGCGTGGCGACCGCCCTGCGCGTGCTCGCCATCGGCCTGCCCGCGGTGCTGCTGTTCGTCACGATCGACCCGACCGACCTGGCGGATGGATTGGCGCAGCTGGTGCGTCTGCCCGCGCGTTTCGTGATCGGCGGGCTCGCTGCCCTGCGTCTGGTCGGACTGTTCGCGGAGGACTGGCGCGCCCTCACCCTGGCGCGCCGCGCACGCGGCGTCGCGGAGTCGGGCGCCTTCCGGCGGTTCCTCGGGCAGTCGTTCGCCCTGTTCGTGCTGTCGCTGCGCCGCGGGACGAAACTGGCGACGGCGATGGAGGCGCGGGGCTTCGGCGCGCCCGGAACGCGCACGTGGGCGCGCCCCTCGGTCTTCCGCGGGCGCGATTGGGCCGCCCTGGTCGTCGCGGCGCTGGTGGCCGGGCTCTCGATCGCGGCGGCCGTCGCAGCGGGGAGCTGGAATGCACCGCTCAGCTGA
- a CDS encoding ATP-binding protein — MHRSADDPIGTLRAAVARSVAEATRAGRTPIVLIDGPSGAGKSTLADLLIAQWPAEGRPRLVRMDNLYPGWDGLDAGSEALGRDLLEPLRTIGAGSWQRWNWAAHHAAGVELVAGGEPLVVEGCGTLSRRNAARADLTVWLEADDALRKERALARDGETFAAEWDRWQAQFERFVAREHPRVSADLVLDVTGLDLPGGITDARSGTTVES, encoded by the coding sequence ATGCACCGCTCAGCTGACGATCCGATCGGCACCCTTCGTGCCGCCGTCGCGCGTTCCGTCGCGGAAGCCACCAGAGCCGGGCGGACGCCGATCGTCTTGATCGACGGACCGAGCGGCGCAGGCAAGAGCACGCTCGCCGACCTCCTGATCGCGCAGTGGCCCGCGGAGGGACGCCCTCGGCTCGTGCGCATGGACAACCTGTACCCAGGATGGGACGGGCTCGACGCCGGCAGCGAAGCGCTCGGCCGCGATCTGCTCGAGCCGCTCCGGACGATCGGGGCGGGCAGCTGGCAGCGCTGGAACTGGGCCGCACATCACGCGGCCGGGGTCGAGCTGGTGGCCGGCGGCGAGCCGCTGGTGGTCGAGGGATGCGGGACGCTCTCGCGCCGGAACGCCGCCCGCGCGGACCTGACCGTCTGGCTGGAGGCGGACGACGCCCTGCGCAAGGAGCGTGCGCTCGCCCGCGACGGCGAGACGTTCGCAGCGGAGTGGGACCGCTGGCAGGCGCAGTTCGAACGGTTCGTCGCCCGGGAGCATCCACGCGTCTCCGCGGATCTCGTCCTGGACGTGACGGGACTCGACCTGCCGGGTGGGATCACCGATGCGCGATCGGGTACTACGGTGGAGTCATGA
- a CDS encoding metallopeptidase family protein: protein MTLDLDQDAFEAIVTDELDQLPDEMVDDLDNVVFVVEDRPEDGSLDLLGLYEGVAITERDTYGFGEMPDRIVLYREPLLAISADEDELRDEIHITLVHEIAHYYGIDDERLHELGWA, encoded by the coding sequence GTGACGCTCGACCTCGACCAGGACGCCTTCGAGGCGATCGTCACGGACGAGCTCGATCAACTCCCGGATGAGATGGTCGACGACCTGGACAACGTCGTGTTCGTCGTGGAGGACCGCCCGGAGGACGGCTCCCTCGACCTGCTCGGCCTGTACGAGGGCGTAGCCATCACCGAGCGCGACACGTACGGCTTCGGCGAGATGCCGGACCGCATCGTGCTCTACCGCGAACCGCTCCTCGCGATCAGCGCCGACGAGGACGAACTGCGCGACGAGATCCACATCACGCTCGTGCACGAGATCGCCCACTACTACGGCATCGACGACGAGCGCCTGCACGAACTGGGCTGGGCCTAG
- a CDS encoding MFS transporter: protein MTANGLGARYWKLWTSAGLSNLADGVMKVALPLVAIRYTDSPALIAGLSFAFTLPWLLFALTAGALADRLDRRRLMLVANAARALFLAFLTVVTLTGIGSIWMLYAAAICIGVAETVYDTSSQSILPQLVSRDRLSRANGRLYAAELTANEFVGPPLGGFLVATGVALAFGAPVLLWLAAIGMLLLVRGRYRADRPERTTIRADIAEGLRFLRGSTLLRTLAIMVGVFNFAASAVYTVFVLYAVGPQSAMRLTDPGYGLLLTASAVGSVLGTFLAEPAERLLGRARGLALTIVGSLFTVATPFFTTNPFIIAAGMLIGGVTVSIWNVITVSLRQRVTPTRLLGRVNSAYRLLAWGTMPLGALAGGLIGQLFGVRWVFLVMGMLVVLQLIPMLWVTDRRMDAAEAEVEAEEHSEATTDSPTGR from the coding sequence ATGACCGCGAACGGACTCGGCGCACGGTACTGGAAGCTGTGGACGTCGGCAGGCCTCTCGAACCTCGCCGACGGCGTGATGAAGGTCGCGCTGCCGCTCGTCGCCATCCGCTACACCGACTCTCCCGCGCTCATCGCCGGCCTCTCCTTCGCGTTCACCCTCCCCTGGCTGCTGTTCGCGCTGACGGCCGGAGCGCTCGCAGACCGGCTGGACCGCCGCCGCCTCATGCTCGTCGCGAACGCGGCCCGCGCGCTCTTCCTCGCGTTCCTGACGGTCGTCACCCTGACCGGGATCGGGTCCATCTGGATGCTGTACGCCGCGGCGATCTGCATCGGCGTCGCGGAGACCGTCTACGACACGTCGTCGCAGTCGATCCTGCCGCAGCTCGTCTCGCGCGACCGCCTCTCCCGGGCGAACGGGCGCCTCTACGCGGCGGAACTGACCGCGAACGAGTTCGTCGGCCCTCCGCTCGGCGGCTTCCTGGTGGCGACCGGTGTCGCGCTCGCGTTCGGCGCGCCGGTGCTGCTCTGGCTCGCCGCGATCGGGATGCTGCTGCTCGTCCGCGGGCGTTACCGGGCCGATCGGCCCGAGCGCACGACGATCCGCGCCGACATCGCCGAGGGCCTCCGCTTCCTCCGCGGCAGTACGCTGCTGCGCACGCTCGCGATCATGGTGGGCGTCTTCAACTTCGCCGCCTCAGCCGTCTACACCGTCTTCGTGCTGTATGCCGTCGGCCCGCAGTCGGCCATGAGACTGACCGACCCGGGATACGGCCTGCTGCTGACGGCGTCGGCCGTCGGGAGCGTGCTCGGCACCTTCCTCGCGGAGCCCGCGGAACGGCTGCTCGGGCGGGCCCGCGGGCTCGCGTTGACCATCGTCGGCTCCCTCTTCACGGTAGCGACGCCCTTCTTCACCACGAATCCCTTCATCATCGCGGCGGGGATGCTGATCGGCGGCGTCACCGTCTCGATCTGGAACGTGATCACCGTCTCGCTGCGCCAGCGCGTCACCCCCACCCGCCTCCTCGGGCGGGTCAACAGCGCCTACCGACTGCTCGCCTGGGGCACGATGCCGCTGGGCGCGCTCGCCGGCGGCCTCATCGGTCAGCTGTTCGGCGTGCGCTGGGTCTTCCTCGTGATGGGGATGCTGGTCGTGCTGCAGCTCATCCCGATGCTCTGGGTGACCGACCGGCGCATGGACGCGGCGGAGGCGGAGGTGGAGGCCGAGGAGCACTCGGAGGCAACCACCGACTCGCCGACAGGTCGTTGA
- a CDS encoding winged helix-turn-helix domain-containing protein: MTDERSIDAGPDAKRRPATPQELKALSHPLRVRIVRLCGDRELTNKQLADRLGVDPGTAYYHVRQLVDAGFLEPGEVRTGETGALEKPYRSTGRTWWLSVPLEDLDLGDGFAPVDAFQQELAEAGPTSIATYARFSLHLSPEDVAELDRRIVAVIDEYVETDAERRYLPAHGGMFLLHRTASPADDGGEDAPKAS; the protein is encoded by the coding sequence GTGACCGACGAACGCAGCATCGACGCAGGGCCCGACGCCAAGCGCCGCCCGGCCACGCCGCAGGAGCTCAAGGCTCTGTCGCATCCGCTGCGTGTGCGCATCGTGCGGCTCTGCGGCGACCGCGAGCTCACCAACAAGCAACTGGCCGACCGCTTGGGCGTCGACCCGGGCACGGCGTACTACCACGTGCGCCAGCTGGTCGACGCGGGTTTCCTGGAGCCGGGGGAGGTGCGGACGGGGGAGACCGGTGCTCTCGAGAAGCCGTACCGCTCCACCGGGCGGACCTGGTGGCTGTCCGTGCCTCTGGAGGATCTCGACCTGGGCGACGGCTTCGCGCCGGTGGATGCGTTCCAGCAGGAGCTCGCCGAGGCCGGCCCGACGTCGATCGCCACGTACGCGCGCTTCTCGCTGCACCTCTCGCCGGAGGACGTGGCCGAGCTCGACCGGCGCATCGTCGCCGTCATCGACGAGTACGTGGAGACCGACGCCGAGCGGCGGTATCTGCCCGCGCACGGCGGGATGTTCCTGCTGCACAGGACGGCGTCTCCGGCCGACGACGGGGGAGAGGACGCGCCGAAGGCCTCCTAG
- a CDS encoding thioredoxin family protein yields the protein MDSTPAVVPEVTGKAQLTLYTSAFCEPCMQTRAVLAEATRLAPRIEVTELDVARNLERAERDRIRSTPTVIVEAPDGTEVFRAEGVPTLAQVLTAAAAAL from the coding sequence GTGGATTCGACACCGGCCGTTGTCCCGGAGGTCACCGGGAAGGCGCAGCTCACTCTCTATACATCCGCGTTCTGCGAGCCGTGCATGCAGACGCGTGCCGTGCTCGCGGAGGCGACGCGACTCGCTCCGCGCATCGAGGTGACCGAGCTGGATGTGGCGCGCAACCTGGAGCGCGCCGAGCGCGACCGCATCCGCTCCACCCCGACGGTGATCGTCGAAGCGCCCGACGGTACGGAGGTGTTCCGCGCAGAGGGCGTTCCGACCCTCGCGCAGGTGCTCACGGCGGCAGCGGCGGCTCTCTAG